Within the Clostridium scatologenes genome, the region TATATTAACACACATTCAGTTTTCTATATAAAAAGGTCGGAACATCATTCCAACCTTTTTATATAGTATAATCTCCATATTAATTTATGTATCATTTATTCTGAAAACACCTTATTTACTAATTTAACTAACTCATCCTTTATTAAATCCTTTTTAATAAAATAGGTAGCACCAAGTGTTTCACAAATGCCCATCTCATTAGCAAAATTCTTTTCACCGCCATCTGAAAGGACAATTATTTTTGCATCATGATATTCATTTTTTAATTCTATCACAAGTTCAAGTCCACTTTTTTTCGGCATATATATATCAGTAATTATTAAATCAATATTACCTGATTTCTTATAAACCTCAATTCCTTCTTCACCATCAGCAGCTTCACATACTTTATAATTTGCTTCTTCTAAGATAAGCCTTATAAAGTTTCTAATA harbors:
- a CDS encoding response regulator; translated protein: MDKGKKNILIVDDSATIRNFIRLILEEANYKVCEAADGEEGIEVYKKSGNIDLIITDIYMPKKSGLELVIELKNEYHDAKIIVLSDGGEKNFANEMGICETLGATYFIKKDLIKDELVKLVNKVFSE